The Ranitomeya imitator isolate aRanImi1 chromosome 3, aRanImi1.pri, whole genome shotgun sequence genome has a window encoding:
- the PCDH20 gene encoding protocadherin-20, protein MTAVSLGLNYQGNERITQRTGILSWLLKPSNLDMGQQASPTRTSPSRVQHFVFLCLIVALAGPTISSASYSTASELLYMLQEGLPKGILIGNIVRDLQLVLLTDPPLSFSLASKGLSGKYVKLDNSTGELYTSAEELDREALCPQNPGVQDCVLLLDIIILPQEYFRLVKVKIAIIDVNDNAPSFPVVQIYITVPENAPVNTRLAIEHPAYDPDGGLNGVQTYRLVDYYGVFTLDVEENESGERTPYLIIMGTLDREVKSEYKTIIIAEDGGNPPLVGSATLSILISDVNDNCPQFNESTINVTIPGNSSVGMKVTKVQAVDIDLGSNAIITYAFSERVPQSSKELFYLDENTGVIKLFKKVDGNTIQQHKLTVLGNGPGCIPAVMSVFISITKVALRPPEVVPRYIANEENGIVYLKELEPVNSPIAFFTIKDPDGKNKVNCYLEGEGPFRLSAYKTYTNEYLLETANTLDYETKRIYNISVVALSMDGSKVRKPIQVYILDENDNAPIFTQPTVEVTIEENNQPNAFLAKLHAIDSDSGERGQVSYFLGPDAPSYFLLDKQTGILTVTTMLDREEKEKYRFTVKARDSGYPPRESIATVHITVLDKNDNSPRFISKDFSFFVPENFPGFGEIGVISVTDADSGQNGWIALSIVNGSDIFVIDTGKGLMRAKVSLDREQQSSYTLWVEASDGGDPTLSSTAKITILLLDVNDNPPMVLFPQSNMSYLLVLPSTLPGSPVTEVYAVDKDTGMNAVIAYSIIGRRGPRPESFRIDSKTGNITLEEALMRDDYGLYRLLVKVTDHGYPEPLFSTVMVNLFVNDTVTNESYIENLLRKDPDINIEEKEPQIAIEPTHKKIEADSCVPTLVTLSIFCLGSVILVTLMAMYICLRKGKKDHRINENLEVQIPLNGKMDFHILDKKPIEISNI, encoded by the exons ATGACTGCAGTTTCATTGGGATTAAACTACCAAGGGAATGAAAGGATCACACAGCGCACAGGAATACTGAGCTGGCTTCTAAAGCCTTCGAACCTGGATATGGGGCAACAAGCCAGTCCAACCAGGACCAGCCCAAGCCGTGTACAG CACTTTGTGTTCCTGTGTCTGATTGTTGCCTTGGCTGGACCCACAATTAGTTCAGCAAGTTACAGCACAGCTTCTGAATTGTTATACATGCTACAGGAAGGATTACCCAAGGGGATTCTCATTGGAAACATTGTGCGTGATCTGCAGCTGGTTCTGTTAACTGACCCCCCTCTTTCATTCAGCCTGGCATCTAAAGGGCTAAGTGGGAAGTATGTGAAGCTTGATAACAGCACAGGGGAGCTGTACACATCAGCAGAGGAGTTGGACAGAGAAGCTCTTTGCCCACAGAACCCTGGTGTCCAGGACTGCGTCCTCCTTCTTGATATAATCATTTTGCCCCAGGAATATTTTAGGCTCGTCAAAGTAAAGATTGCCATCATTGATGTGAATGATAACGCTCCTTCGTTTCCAGTAGTGCAGATTTATATTACTGTCCCAGAGAATGCTCCTGTTAACACCAGGCTGGCTATAGAGCATCCTGCTTATGACCCTGATGGAGGACTGAATGGGGTCCAGACCTACAGGTTAGTGGACTACTACGGTGTATTTACATTAGATGTGGAAGAGAATGAGAGTGGGGAAAGGACACCCTACCTAATAATAATGGGGACCTTGGACAGAGAGGTCAAGTCTGAGTACAAAACTATAATTATTGCTGAAGATGGCGGCAACCCACCCCTTGTAGGATCTGCTACACTTTCTATTCTCATTAGTGATGTCAATGACAATTGTCCACAGTTCAATGAATCTACTATTAATGTGACTATTCCTGGAAATTCAAGTGTTGGTATGAAAGTAACCAAGGTACAAGCTGTGGACATTGATCTAGGTAGCAATGCAATAATAACGTATGCCTTCAGCGAACGTGTTCCGCAGTCTTCAAAAGAACTTTTCTATTTGGATGAAAATACAGGAGTAATAAAACTTTTCAAAAAAGTAGACGGCAACACCATTCAACAACATAAATTAACTGTACTTGGCAATGGTCCAGGCTGCATCCCAGCTGTTATGAGCGTATTTATTTCCATTACTAAAGTGGCACTCCGACCACCCGAAGTTGTACCCCGCTATATTGCGAATGAAGAAAATGGAATTGTTTATTTAAAGGAGTTAGAACCTGTTAATTCTCCGATTGCATTTTTTACTATCAAAGATCCTGATGGCAAGAACAAGGTAAATTGTTATTTAGAAGGAGAAGGACCATTCCGACTTTCTGCATACAAAACCTATACAAATGAATATTTGCTTGAGACTGCAAATACTTTAGATTATGAAACAAAACGAATATATAATATTTCAGTGGTTGCACTTAGTATGGATGGATCTAAAGTTAGGAAACCGATACAAGTGTATATTCTTGATGAGAATGACAATGCCCCTATTTTCACACAGCCCACCGTGGAAGTTACAATTGAAGAAAACAACCAACCTAATGCTTTTTTAGCCAAGTTACATGCTATTGATTCTGACAGTGGTGAAAGAGGTCAAGTTTCCTACTTTTTGGGACCTGATGCACCTTCATATTTTCTTCTTGATAAGCAAACTGGAATTCTTACAGTTACAACTATGCTAGatcgtgaagaaaaagagaaatacAGGTTCACTGTTAAAGCAAGAGATTCTGGCTACCCTCCAAGAGAATCCATAGCCACTGTTCATATTACAGTTCTAGACAAAAACGACAACAGCCCTCGTTTCATCAGCAAAGATTTCAGTTTTTTTGTTCCTGAGAACTTTCCGGGCTTTGGTGAAATTGGAGTAATTAGCGTCACAGATGCTGACTCTGGACAGAATGGCTGGATAGCCCTTTCTATAGTGAATGGAAGTGACATTTTTGTCATCGACACTGGCAAAGGACTCATGAGAGCAAAGGTATCACTGGATAGAGAACAACAGAGTTCTTATACTCTTTGGGTCGAAGCATCTGATGGAGGTGACCCCACTTTGTCTTCTACAGCTAAAATAACGATATTACTTCTGGATGTTAATGACAACCCCCCAATGGTCCTATTCCCACAGTCCAATATGTCATATCTTCTAGTCCTTCCTTCAACTCTGCCTGGTTCTCCTGTTACTGAAGTCTATGCTGTTGATAAGGACACAGGGATGAATGCAGTCATAGCATATAGTATTATAGGAAGAAGGGGGCCTAGACCTGAATCTTTTAGGATAGACTCCAAAACAGGAAACATAACATTAGAGGAGGCCTTAATGAGGGATGACTATGGCTTATATAGATTATTAGTTAAAGTAACTGACCATGGTTATCCCGAACCACTTTTCTCCACAGTTATGGTCAATTTGTTTGTCAATGATACTGTAACCAATGAGAGCTACATTGAGAACTTGTTAAGGAAAGATCCTGATATCAACATAGAAGAGAAGGAACCACAAATAGCAATTGAACCTACTCATAAAAAGATTGAAGCAGATTCCTGTGTCCCTACACTCGTCACTCTGTCAATATTTTGTTTGGGATCTGTCATTCTTGTCACTCTGATGGCAATGTATATTTGCTTGAGAAAAGGAAAGAAGGATCATAGAATAAATGAAAACTTGGAAGTTCAAATCCCACTAAATGGCAAAATGGACTTCCATATACTTGATAAAAAGCCAATTGAGATTTCtaacatttaa